The following proteins come from a genomic window of Triticum aestivum cultivar Chinese Spring chromosome 6A, IWGSC CS RefSeq v2.1, whole genome shotgun sequence:
- the LOC123130571 gene encoding uncharacterized protein isoform X2 — translation MEMTSTKIALCCVLILSGATIRGCFCYKEENIKEKTQSIPWPLQIPPINRDEASTQASEEQINHFSVHLWNKRLDGNNYYALEATMDVYGFHLGHEEQSVAAIWIYSRGEDGKSPVTGFALGWHIHPALYKDTNTYFLTHWTGNGSPPDGCYNIRCPGYIRTSSSTTPGDVITPVSSIRDKKQYITIKAYKDKKSGDWQVHYGFNSPAKLIGYFPKSLFSDMEKKQLIISFGGFTSHPHAQPSPPMGSGLFPGRNAASFKNLKFVDAEGSTHDINKDLPFNVTSHSCYRLSTIVSGHFFYGGPGHCVV, via the exons ATGGAAATGACCTCTACAAAAATTGCATTATGTTGTGTTCTAATTCTTTCTGGAGCCACCATAAGAGGATGTTTTTGCTACAAGGAAGAG AATATCAAGGAAAAAACTCAGTCAATTCCATGGCCATTACAAATTCCTCCAATCAATAGAGATGAAGCCTCTACTCAAGCTTCTGAGGAGCAGATAAATCAT TTCTCAGTTCACTTATGGAACAAAAGGCTAGATGGTAATAATTATTATGCATTAGAAGCTACGATGGATGTCTATGGATTTCATTTAGGACATGAAGAACAAAGTGTGGCGGCAATTTGGATCTATAGTAGAGGAGAAGATGGAAAATCTCCCGTTACTGGATTTGCACTTGGATGGCAT ATCCATCCTGCACTTTACAAGGATACAAATACATATTTTCTTACACATTGGACT GGCAATGGATCACCTCCAGATGGATGCTATAACATTCGATGTCCTGGTTACATAAGAACAAGTTCTAGTACAACTCCTGGGGACGTTATTACTCCTGTGTCTAGCATCAGGGATAAAAAGCAGTACATAACAATCAAGGCTTACAAG GATAAGAAATCTGGTGATTGGCAAGTCCACTATGGATTCAATAGTCCTGCAAAATTAATTGGTTACTTTCCCAAATCATTATTCTCGGACATGGAAAAGAAACAATTAATTATTTCTTTTGGTGGCTTCACAAGCCACCCACATGCACAACCAAGTCCTCCAATGGGGAGCGGGTTATTTCCAGGGAGAAATGCCGCCTCCTTCAAGAATCTAAAATTTGTTGATGCAGAAGGCTCTACTCATGACATCAACAAAGATTTACCATTTAATGTAACTTCTCATAGTTGTTATCGTCTTTCTACTATCGTATCTGGTCACTTCTTCTATGGGGGCCCAGGTCATTGTGTTGTTTGA
- the LOC123130571 gene encoding uncharacterized protein isoform X1, with product MEMTSTKIALCCVLILSGATIRGCFCYKEEKNIKEKTQSIPWPLQIPPINRDEASTQASEEQINHFSVHLWNKRLDGNNYYALEATMDVYGFHLGHEEQSVAAIWIYSRGEDGKSPVTGFALGWHIHPALYKDTNTYFLTHWTGNGSPPDGCYNIRCPGYIRTSSSTTPGDVITPVSSIRDKKQYITIKAYKDKKSGDWQVHYGFNSPAKLIGYFPKSLFSDMEKKQLIISFGGFTSHPHAQPSPPMGSGLFPGRNAASFKNLKFVDAEGSTHDINKDLPFNVTSHSCYRLSTIVSGHFFYGGPGHCVV from the exons ATGGAAATGACCTCTACAAAAATTGCATTATGTTGTGTTCTAATTCTTTCTGGAGCCACCATAAGAGGATGTTTTTGCTACAAGGAAGAG AAGAATATCAAGGAAAAAACTCAGTCAATTCCATGGCCATTACAAATTCCTCCAATCAATAGAGATGAAGCCTCTACTCAAGCTTCTGAGGAGCAGATAAATCAT TTCTCAGTTCACTTATGGAACAAAAGGCTAGATGGTAATAATTATTATGCATTAGAAGCTACGATGGATGTCTATGGATTTCATTTAGGACATGAAGAACAAAGTGTGGCGGCAATTTGGATCTATAGTAGAGGAGAAGATGGAAAATCTCCCGTTACTGGATTTGCACTTGGATGGCAT ATCCATCCTGCACTTTACAAGGATACAAATACATATTTTCTTACACATTGGACT GGCAATGGATCACCTCCAGATGGATGCTATAACATTCGATGTCCTGGTTACATAAGAACAAGTTCTAGTACAACTCCTGGGGACGTTATTACTCCTGTGTCTAGCATCAGGGATAAAAAGCAGTACATAACAATCAAGGCTTACAAG GATAAGAAATCTGGTGATTGGCAAGTCCACTATGGATTCAATAGTCCTGCAAAATTAATTGGTTACTTTCCCAAATCATTATTCTCGGACATGGAAAAGAAACAATTAATTATTTCTTTTGGTGGCTTCACAAGCCACCCACATGCACAACCAAGTCCTCCAATGGGGAGCGGGTTATTTCCAGGGAGAAATGCCGCCTCCTTCAAGAATCTAAAATTTGTTGATGCAGAAGGCTCTACTCATGACATCAACAAAGATTTACCATTTAATGTAACTTCTCATAGTTGTTATCGTCTTTCTACTATCGTATCTGGTCACTTCTTCTATGGGGGCCCAGGTCATTGTGTTGTTTGA